A genomic window from Salvia miltiorrhiza cultivar Shanhuang (shh) chromosome 5, IMPLAD_Smil_shh, whole genome shotgun sequence includes:
- the LOC131024850 gene encoding F-box/kelch-repeat protein At3g23880-like isoform X2: protein MAQSRRTTEIVLPNEVIIEILTWLPVKSLLKFKCVCRSWRALISSQRFIKAHLHNSKLAPNLAHDMLAFACRPGNFRQCSVNSMLYESVSQVSDLSYPFELVENYRVMGTCNGLLLVRLNYTEVILWNPSTRTCKKLPHFGVELAEDDLLGDFGLGYDKSKDDYKVVGFFDTSSGCSAFANGKLYYFTKPEYGSDWEILSIDLEKEEYEILQMPSNVKLDDDSCMAVSEGSLFLLWPHPTFAAADVWMLDGCSVGIKNWTKVVSIPCRYDNGVMYTHFTQLLYVLKNGLVMFRNGRTFVVYDAKDGSFRYPRIRDMGECRSFGVHTYVESLVSPVG, encoded by the exons ATGGCGCAATCTCGAAGAACAACTGAAATCGTACTGCCAAACGAGGTGATCATCGAAATCCTCACCTGGCTCCCAGTAAAATCTCTCTTGAAATTCAAATGCGTCTGCAGATCATggcgagccctaatttccaGCCAACGCTTCATCAAAGCCCACCTCCACAACTCAAAATTAGCCCCAAATTTAGCTCACGATATGCTCGCTTTTGCCTGTCGTCCAGGTAATTTTAGGCAGTGTTCGGTTAATTCCATGCTGTATGAATCTGTTTCTCAAGTATCCGATTTGAGTTATCCATTTGAATTAGTAGAGAATTATCGGGTGATGGGTACGTGTAATGGTTTACTACTAGTGAGGTTAAATTACACAGAGGTCATTTTGTGGAACCCATCTACGAGAACTTGCAAAAAGCTGCCTCATTTCGGCGTGGAATTAGCTGAGGATGATCTTCTTGGTGACTTTGGTTTAGGTTATGATAAATCGAAAGATGACTATAAAGTGGTGGGGTTTTTCGATACCTCTTCAG GGTGTTCTGCATTTGCAAATGGGAAGCTGTATTATTTTACTAAGCCAGAATATGGATCCGATTGGGAAATTCTCTCCATTGATTTGGAGAAGGAGGAGTATGAGATACTGCAAATGCCAAGCAATGTGAAGCTTGATGATGATTCATGTATGGCAGTGTCTGAGGGGTCACTGTTCTTGCTCTGGCCTCATCCGACTTTTGCAGCTGCAGATGTGTGGATGTTGGATGGTTGTAGTGTGGGAATCAAGAATTGGACTAAGGTCGTTTCTATTCCCTGTCGCTATGATAATGGTGTGATGTATACTCATTTCACACAGTTATTGTATGTGCTGAAGAATGGCCTGGTCATGTTCCGTAATGGTAGGACTTTTGTGGTGTACGATGCAAAGGATGGCTCGTTTAGATATCCTCGGATTAGAGACATGGGTGAATGTCGTTCTTTTGGAGTCCATACTTATGTTGAAAGTTTAGTTTCACCTGTGGGATGA
- the LOC131024850 gene encoding F-box/kelch-repeat protein At3g23880-like isoform X1 has protein sequence MAQSRRTTEIVLPNEVIIEILTWLPVKSLLKFKCVCRSWRALISSQRFIKAHLHNSKLAPNLAHDMLAFACRPGNFRQCSVNSMLYESVSQVSDLSYPFELVENYRVMGTCNGLLLVRLNYTEVILWNPSTRTCKKLPHFGVELAEDDLLGDFGLGYDKSKDDYKVVGFFDTSSGLSDVIIAVYSLRNDEWKRIKNINCRDVFPGCSAFANGKLYYFTKPEYGSDWEILSIDLEKEEYEILQMPSNVKLDDDSCMAVSEGSLFLLWPHPTFAAADVWMLDGCSVGIKNWTKVVSIPCRYDNGVMYTHFTQLLYVLKNGLVMFRNGRTFVVYDAKDGSFRYPRIRDMGECRSFGVHTYVESLVSPVG, from the coding sequence ATGGCGCAATCTCGAAGAACAACTGAAATCGTACTGCCAAACGAGGTGATCATCGAAATCCTCACCTGGCTCCCAGTAAAATCTCTCTTGAAATTCAAATGCGTCTGCAGATCATggcgagccctaatttccaGCCAACGCTTCATCAAAGCCCACCTCCACAACTCAAAATTAGCCCCAAATTTAGCTCACGATATGCTCGCTTTTGCCTGTCGTCCAGGTAATTTTAGGCAGTGTTCGGTTAATTCCATGCTGTATGAATCTGTTTCTCAAGTATCCGATTTGAGTTATCCATTTGAATTAGTAGAGAATTATCGGGTGATGGGTACGTGTAATGGTTTACTACTAGTGAGGTTAAATTACACAGAGGTCATTTTGTGGAACCCATCTACGAGAACTTGCAAAAAGCTGCCTCATTTCGGCGTGGAATTAGCTGAGGATGATCTTCTTGGTGACTTTGGTTTAGGTTATGATAAATCGAAAGATGACTATAAAGTGGTGGGGTTTTTCGATACCTCTTCAGGTTTGTCTGATGTGATAATAGCAGTTTATAGTTTGAGGAATGATGAGTGGAAGAGGATCAAGAATATAAATTGTCGTGACGTGTTTCCAGGGTGTTCTGCATTTGCAAATGGGAAGCTGTATTATTTTACTAAGCCAGAATATGGATCCGATTGGGAAATTCTCTCCATTGATTTGGAGAAGGAGGAGTATGAGATACTGCAAATGCCAAGCAATGTGAAGCTTGATGATGATTCATGTATGGCAGTGTCTGAGGGGTCACTGTTCTTGCTCTGGCCTCATCCGACTTTTGCAGCTGCAGATGTGTGGATGTTGGATGGTTGTAGTGTGGGAATCAAGAATTGGACTAAGGTCGTTTCTATTCCCTGTCGCTATGATAATGGTGTGATGTATACTCATTTCACACAGTTATTGTATGTGCTGAAGAATGGCCTGGTCATGTTCCGTAATGGTAGGACTTTTGTGGTGTACGATGCAAAGGATGGCTCGTTTAGATATCCTCGGATTAGAGACATGGGTGAATGTCGTTCTTTTGGAGTCCATACTTATGTTGAAAGTTTAGTTTCACCTGTGGGATGA